In the Schaalia hyovaginalis genome, CGCTACATCGGCTACACGGAGGTCTTCCCCGATCTCGATCACGCCCGCACGCGTTGGGGAGGCTGGGGCGTCGCCGACGGGCGCGCCGCGATGACGGACCTCCTGAGCCGGCACCTCGAATTCGACGCGGTTCTGGCAGGCTCGGACCGGATCGCACGGGGAGTGATCGAAGTGCTCCACGAGGCGGGACTCGACGTGCCGCGAGAAGTCGCCGTCATCGGGTACGACGACGACCCCTCCGCCATCAACGCCGCACCGACGATCACGACCATCGCCCAGCCCATGCACGAGCAGGGGGCCGTCGCATGCGCGATCGCGCTCGAGATGATCGAGGGCGGAGCGAGCCGGACGGAGATCCTCCCCACCCTCCTTCGCGAACGGCAATCGGCCTGAACCTCCGATTGAAGGGCGCGGAGCATCCTCATACGCTCCGCCCCGCCCGTCCCGACCAGCACCCGAAGGGCTCGGACTCCAGCCTCCGGTCGGGCGAGCAGCAAGACTCAGGCGGGCGGCCTCCGCTCGGACTCCAGCCTCCGGTCAGGCCAGCAGCGTCCGATCGGACAGCCCCGCCCCGCCCTCGCCGCGCAGCTTGTCGAACTCCTCGAGCAGCGACTCGACGGTGGCGTTCTTCTTCGCCTCACCGGACAGCTCGAAGATGATCCGGCCCTCGTGCATCATGATGAGCCTGTTGCCCATCGACAGGGCCTGCTCCATGTTGTGCGTGACCATGAGGGTCGTCAGGCGCTGTCGCTCGACGGCCGAGCGCGTCAACTCGGTGATGAGCGCGGCGCGCGCAGGATCGAGGGCGGCGGTGTGCTCGTCCAGGAGCAGCACCTTCGGGCCCGAGAAGGTCGCCATCGTGAGCGAGAGAGCCTGGCGCTGACCGCCCGACAGCAGGCCCACCTTCGCGGTGAGCCGATCCTCGAGGCCCTGCTCGAGCGGCGCGAGGACTTCGCGGAACATCTGGCGCCTCTTCGCCGTCAACGCGGCGCCCAAGGTGCGCCGCTTGCCCCGCGACCAGGCGAGGGCCAGGTTCTCCTCGATCGACAGGTGCGGAGCGGTGCCCGCCATCGGGTCCTGGAAGACGCGCGCCACATACCGGGAGACCGCGTAGTCGGGCAGCTTCGTCACGTCCTTGCCGTCGATCGTCACGCGCCCGATGTCGGCCTGATAGCGCCCCGACACGATGTTGAGCAGGGTCGACTTGCCCGCGCCGTTCGACCCGATGATCGTGACGAAGTCGCCGGCCTCCAGGGTGAGGGAAACGTCGCGCAATGCGGTGCGCTCGTTGACGGTTCCGCGGAAGAAGGTCTTGGTAACGGCCTCGATCTCGAGCATCACAGGACCACCTTTTCGTTGTCGCGCTCTTCGGGGGTGTGCGTGATGTCCGGCTCGTGCACCAGGGTCTTGGCGCGACGGCGCTCCCTGATCCTCGAGAAGACGCCAACGCGGGGGATCATGAGGGCGAGGAAGACGATGATCGCCGAGATGAGCTTCATGTCATTGGCCTCAAGGAACTCCACGCCCAGGGCGAGCTGGATGATGACGCGGTAGGCGATCGACCCGATGACGACGAAGAGGGAGGTCACCCACACTCCGCGCGAGCCGATGAGGGCGGTCCCGATGATGACCGAGGCGAGGCCGGCGACGATGAGGCCGATGCCCATCGAGATGTCGGCGTAGCCCTGGTACTGGGCGATGAAGGCGCCCGAGGCGGCGACGAGGCCGTTCGACAGGGCCAGGCCGACGATCTTCATCGTGCCCGTGGGGACGCCCTGAGCGCGCGCCATGCCCTCATTGTCGCCGGTGGCCCGCATGCCCAGACCGATCTGCGTGGACAAGAACCAGTTGAAAGCAGTGGTGACCAGGGCGATGAAGAGGGCGAAGAGGCCGATTGAGACCCAGGTGCCCACGAGGCCCGCATCGCGCAGCGGCGTGAGGACCGTGTCGACGCCGCGCAGGAGCGGCACGTTCGCCTTGCCGAGGATCCGCAGGTTGATCGAGTAGAGGCCGATCTGCGTGAGGATGCCGGCGAGCAGCGGGTGGATCCCGGCGTTCACGTGCAGGACGCCCGTGATCGCCCCGGCCGCGCAGCCCGCGAGGAAGCCGCAGATCGTGGCGAGCCAGGGGTTCTGGCCCGCGGTGATCATGACGGCGGCGACTGCGGCTCCCGTCGTGAAGGACGAGTCGACCGTCAGGTCGGCGATGTCGAGGACGCGGAACGTGAGGTACACGCCGAGCGCCATGAGGCCGTAGATGAGGCCAAGGTCGAGGGCTGTGAGCACTGGTCTTCCTTCGTTGCGGATGCGCGGCCCGGGTCAGCGGGCCCTTGCGCGGAGCGTCCGCCCTCGCGGGTGACGAGGGCGGGGCGCCGGTTCTGAACGCGCCGGGATCACTCGACGGCGACGGCCTTGTCGGCCAGGGCAGTCGGCATCTCCAGGCCGATCGCCTTCAGGGTCGTGGTGTTGACGGTGAGCTGGTACTCGCTCTGGGACTCGACGGGGAGCGAGGCCGGGTCGGCGCCCTCGGTGAGGATCTTGATCGCCATTTCGCCGGTCTGGCGCCCGAGCTCGAAGTAGTCGATGCCGTAGGTCGCCAGGCCGCCGTTGGCGACCGAGTCGCCCTCGCCGGCGATGAGGGGGATCTTCGCGTCCTCAGCGGACTGGACGACCGAGGCGAAGGCGGACACGACCGTGTTGTCGGTCGGCACGTAGATCGCATCGACCTTGGAGGCGAGGTCCTGGGCGGCCTGCTGGACTTCGGAGGAGTTCGTCACCGTGGTCTCAACGACCTCGAGGCCCTCCTTGCCGGCGGCCTCCTTGGCGAGTTCGACCTGGACCTCGGAGTTCACCTCGCCGGAGGAGTAGATGATGCCGACGGTCTTGGCCCCGGGGGCGAACTGCTTGACCAGGGAGATCTGGTCGGCGACGGGGTTCATGTCGGTGGTGCCCGTGACGTTCGAGCCAGGCTTGTCGAGGGAGTCGACGAGCTGGGCGGACACCGGGTCGGTGACGGCGGTGAAGAGGATCGGCGTGCCGGTGATCGCCTGGGCGGCGGCCTGGGCCGAGGGCGTCGCGATCGCCAGGACGAGGTCGAGGTCGGCTCCGGCGAACTTCGAGGCGATGGAGGTGGCGGTCGCCTGATCGCCCTGGGCGTTCTGCTCGTCGAACTTCACCTCGAGGCCCGCATCCTCGAAGGCCTTCTTGAAGCCCTCGCGGGCGGCGTCGAGGGAGGGGTGGGTCGTGATCTGGGTGATGCCGATGCTGAAGCCCTCGCCCCCGGCGGGGGCGCCGGAGGCGGCCGAGTCCGAAACGGAGGCCGAGCAGGCCCCGAGGAGCAGGGCGGCCGCGCTTGCGGTCGCGGCGAGGAAGAAGGAGCGCTTCATGGATGGCCTCCGGCGTTTTCGTGGGTCTTGCGCCGACGGTGAGTCGGCGTCACTTCCTCGACGCTAGCCAGAGTGACGAATACTGAGAAGGAAGTGTTCGCTTCGTGAACACCGAGGGTCCGTATTCGTCCCACAATGCGGGACCGCCCCCGCCCTCGGAACCGGAAGAACGGGCCCTACACCTCGACCAAACGCGGGAACACCGCCGTGAAACTCGTCCCGCCATCCCCGGTCTCCATCTCGACCCGCCCGTTCAGGGCATCGGTGATCGAAGAGACGATCGACAGCCCCAGCCCCGACGAGCCCCCTCCGCCGGGCGAGGCCGCCCTCGTCCGTGACGAATCGCCGCGAACGAAACGATCGAACACCGTTGCGCGCAGCTCTTCGGGGATGCCCGGACCTGAATCGGCGACCCGCAGGAACACCGAACCCGCGGGCCCGCTCCCCTTGCGCCAACTCCGGTTCCCCTTCCGATCGACCTGCACATCGTCCTCGTCCACCGGCATCCGGCCGACGGAGATGACGACGCGCGTGCCCGCGGGCGTATGCACCCGCGCATTGCTCACGAGATTCGCGAAGACCTGGCGGAGCGCAGCCTCATCCCCAGCCAGCTCACAGCCGAGAAGATCCTCGCCATCGCCCGCCTCGGGCAACTCGAGCGCCCACACGTGGTCGGGACCGGCGGCGTGCGCATCCGAAACCGTGTCGATCGCGAGCGGCACGAGGTCGACCGGCGACGATCCGAGCTCGCGCCCCGCATCCAGACGGGCCAGGAGCAGCAGATCCTCCACAAGACCCGACATGCGCGACGACTCCGAAGCGATCCTCGACAGGGCGAGGCCGGACTCGATCGAATCCCGCTGGAGCAGCTGCGTGTACCCCTGGATCGAGGCGAGCGGAGTCCTCAACTCGTGCGAGGCGTCCGCGACGAACTGACGGAGCTTCGACTCGGACACCGCCCGCGCCGTCAGTGCCGACTCGACGTTGTCGATCATCGTGTTGAGCGCCTGCCCGACATCACCCACCTCAGTGCCCGCGCGCGCGTCCTCGGCGCCCACCCTGCTGAGCGGCTCGATCTCTCCCGCTCCGAGGTCGGAATCGGCGATGCCCCGAGCCGTCGCCGCCACCCTCGCAAGGGGGGCCATCTCCCTCGAGATCCACCTGCGACCCGCGAAGACGGCGCCGAGGGCGACGACCGCTCCGAGGCCGAGGCCCAATCCCGTCGAGACGACGGTCGTGCGATCGATCTGCCCGGTCGACTGCCCGACCACGATCCGCGTCCCGTCAGCCGACTCCTTCGCACGCACCCAGTACCTGCCCAGGCCGTCCAGATCCACGCTCATTCCCCGATGATCGGCGCGCACCGACCTGAGAATCTGAAGGTTCTTCTCAGACAGGCTGGTGATCGCGAAATCCTTGACGATCCCCGAAAACACCAGGCCGTCGCGCTCCACGACCTGCAGCTCGCCCTCGGCGGAACCCGGCCCGCCCAACCCCGGGGGAGCGCCGTCCCGAAAACGCCCCTCCGGATCCTTGAGCGGCGCGTCCGTCCTCTCCGCCGGGAGGGACAGGGCGTCGGCGGCCCCGTCCGCGTGCTCCACGCGGACCAGGGTCTCCTCCAGACTCCGATCCATCTGGTGGAACATCCAGGAGCGCATCGCCATCGCCGAGGAGGCGACGACGAGAACCACCGCCGCGAAGACGACGAGGGCGAGGACGACGGTCAGCCGGGTCGCCATGGATCGGGCCCTCTTCTCGGGCCTCGCCCGCCTCGGGGAGCGCGACGCCTCTTCGGGCTCCGGCGCACGGGCCCTCAGGAGGCTCACCTCGCGTCCTCACCCGGACGCAGCATGTAACCGGCGCCGCGGACGGTGTGGATCATCGGCGTCCGCCCGGCTTCGATCTTCTTGCGCAGGTAGGAGATGTAGAGCTCCACGACATTCGCCTGACCGCCGAAGTCGTAGGACCAGACGCGATCGAGGATCTGCGACTTCGAGAGCACGACGTTCGGGTTCTCCATGAGGTACCTCAGCAGCTCGAACTCCGTGTTCGTGAGGGCGATCGGCTCACCCGCCCGCTCCACATCATGCGAGTCCTCGTCAAGTGAGAGGTCCCCGACCCTCAGGACGTGCGACGCCGAGAGGGTCGACATCCCCGCACGGCGCAAGAGCGCGTCGATCCTGGCCGCCACCTCGTCCAGGTCGAAAGGCTTCGTCACGTAGTCATCGGCGCCGGCGCGCAGTCCGGCGACGCGATCCGCGAGGGCGTCGCGCGCGGTGAGGAAGAGGACCGGCAGCCGCGGCCGCTTCTTCCGCAGGCGGTCCAGGGTCTCCATGCCGTCCAGTCCCGGCATCTGGATGTCGAGGACGACGAGGTCGGGATCGTACTCCTCAACGAGATCCAGAGCCTCCCAACCGTTCGAGGCGGTGCGGGTCTGCCAGCCCTGATGGCGCAGCGCCGCGCCGAGCAGTTCGGCGAGGACCGCCTCGTCATCCACGACGAGAATCCGAACGGGGGTGGCGTCCGAGCGGACGAAAGAAGAATCCAGAGCGGGGGCCATTCCTCGAATCTTCCATCAGATCGCTGTCGCGCGCGTGAGGCGAAGCTGTGAATCCGCTAGGAGGACATTCCCGCGTCCTCCCGATCGCTTCGACTACGCTGGCTTCCAGGACGGGCGTCATTCCCTTCTCGCGCTCATGCGCAACCCGATTCACCCGGCTCGCCCAGGAAGAGGACAGCATGTCGAATCCCCCTTACCCGACCAACCCCTACGGCCAGCCCGAGGAGCCTTCAGCGGAGAACGCGCAGGCCCAGCAGGCCTACGGACAGCCCTACGCCCAGGATCCCTACGCCCAGCAGCAGGCCTACGGACAGCAGCCGGGTTACGACCAGGCCGCATACGCCCAGCAGGCCTACGGGCAGCCCGCCTACGCCGCGCCCATGGGCTACGCGCCCAAGTCGAAGATCGTCGCGGGCCTGCTCGGAATCCTCCTCGGGTCCATCGGCATCCACAATTTCTACCTCGGGAAGACGACCCGCGCCGTCGTCCAGATCATCGTCACCATCGTGACCTTCGGACTCGGCGGACTCTGGGGCTTCATCGAAGGCATCCTCATCCTTGTCTCCAGGCCCGGCACCCCGTGGCACCAGGACGCGCAAGGAATCGAGCTCACCGACTGACCCGCTTCCCCGAGTAAGACCTTCCGCCCTCGTCCCCCACCGGACGAGGGCGGAGTCACGCGAGAAGCCTCACCGCACAAGGAGGGTCGATGCCCGGCCTGGGAACCATCGTCAACGTCGTCGCGATCATCGCCGGAGGCCTCGGCGGGCTCGTCTTCGGGCGCTACCTCCCGGAACGCCTGAAGGAGACACTGCTCGGCGCGTCCGGGCTCATCGTGATCTTCCTCGGCCTCGCCGGATCGCTCTCCCGGCTCCTCGCCCTCGGCGCCGACGGCGCGAGCGGGACGCGCGGGACGACGATGATGCTCGCCTCCCTTGCGCTCGGCGCCCTCATCGGAGGCGTCATCGACATCGACCGCCGCTTCTGCGACTTCGGCGAATGGCTGAAGACGAAGACGGGCAACGCCCGCGACCCGCGATTCGTCGAGGGCTTCGTCACGGCCTCCCTCACCGTATGCGTCGGGGCGATGGCGGTCGTCGGCGCGATCGAGGACGTCCTCCTCCTCAACCCGTCGATCCTCTATTCGAAAGCGGTGCTCGACCTCATCATCGTCATGATGATGGCGACGGCCTTCGGGCGCGGGGCGCTCTTCTCCGCCCTAGCCGTCGGGCTCTTCCAGGGCGCGATCTCCGTCTTCGCCGCGCTGCTGCGGCCGATTCTCACCGCTCCTGCGCTCGACAACCTCTCCCTCGTCGGGAACGTCCTCATCTGCGGCGTCGGGATCAATCTCCTCTTCGGACCGAAGGTGAAGGTCGCGAATCTCCTGCCCGCACTGGTCATCGCCGTCGCGTGGGCCTTCGTCTAGCGCTCCCCCGCTGTGCTCAGGCAGCACCGCTCCCCCGGAGCGCTCAGGCCATCGAGCGGCGACCCTCCAGGGCCCTGCCCAGGGTGATCGAGTCGGCGTACTCGAGGTCGCCGCCCATCGGCAGGCCCATCGCGAGCCGCGAGGTCGTAATGCCGATCGTCCCCAGAGTGCGCGCGAGGTACGCGGCAGTCGCCTCGCCCTCGACATTCGGGTTCGTCGCCACGATGACCTCCTGGATCCGGTCGTCCTGGAGGCGCGACAGGAGCTGGCGGATGCGCAGCTGGTCGGGCCCGACACCGTGAATCGGATCGATGACGCCGCCGAGCACGTGGTAGCGTCCCGCGAACACGCGCGATCCCTCGATCGCCTGGATGTCCTTGGGCTCTTGCACGACGCAGATGACACTCGGATCCCGACGTTCATCCCGGCAGATCACGCAGCTCTCCTCCTCGGTGAGGTTCCCGCAGATCGCGCAGTGCCTCACGCGTTTGCGCACCGCCTTGATCGCCTCGACGAGTCGCTCGACGTCCTCCGGTTCGGAATCGAGCACGTGCATCGCCATGCGCTGCGCCGACTTCGGGCCGATCCCCGGCAGACGGCCGAATTCATCGATGAGGTCTTGAAGCGCACCTTCGTACACGGTCAGCGGGCTCCTTCGTCATAGATCTCGTCGACCACCTTGCCGCCGAGCACTTCGAGGATCGCGGGCAGGCCGAATCGGGTCGTGGTTTCGATGTTCTCGTCATCGATCGAAGCGGTGTCGTCGATCGCGGGAGCCTCAGCGCCAGGCGATGCGGATGCGGAATCCGACGAGGGCGCAGAGCCCGTGGAATCGTCCTCGAAGGAGACGGAGGGGCCCCCGGGGATCGGCGCCGCGTTCCATCCGGCGAGGCTCACCGATGCGGGCTCGGGCCATGCGACCTGATCGGCGTCAACGGACCGGTAAGCCTGCGGCTGCGACGAGGGCGATCCGGATGAGTCCGAGGCCCGCTTCGATGCGGGGGGCTCGAGCGCCTCGCCCTCGGAGATGCCGGGCCCTTCGGGATGGGGTTCGGGAGCCGCGCCGTCTTCGTCCTCATCGTAGGTGAAGACGCTGAGCGCCGGCCGTGCGGGGATCCGATCGCTTCGAGGATCGGCCGCGGCTGCACGGGACTCGACCGGGACGGCGACGGGAGCGACCTCGGGCCAGGCGGACGATTCCGCCGCTACGGCATCCGGACGGACTGACGCCCCAGGCCCCGGTTCCTTCTCCGTTCCGGTCTCCGTTCCGGGCCAAGGCTGATCGGCGCGAATCGCTTCACGCGGATCCGCGTCGGCCGCGTCGGCCGCGCGCACGGCGGGAGTCGCGGGCTCCGGCCAGGACGGGGCCTGCGCGGACTCGGTCCGATCGCCCTCGCCCCGGTCCCGGTCACTCCAGTCGTGCTCGCCCCGGTCCCGGTCAAAAGGGCGCGGCTCCTCGGGCGCCCCCGCATTCGCCTCCCGAGCCGCCAGGGCCGAAGGCGTCGTGACGGCCGGGCCGCCGATCGACTGGCCGATGCCGGTGCGCACCTGCACCCTGACCCCGGTGATGTCGTACACGGCCTCGGAAACCTTGAGGGCCTTGTCATTGCGCTCCATGTTCCGCGCGAGGCCCTCATTCGGGAAAACGAGGACGAGGACATCCCCGTCGATCGCGCCGAGCTGGGCGTGGTCCCTCACGAGGCTCCACGTCGCCCGGCTCGCGGAGGCCAGCCGATCGAGGATCTCCTGCCAGCGGCCCCGGATGAGATCGGCGTCCTTCCCCGACGCATGCGCACGCGGTTCAGGGCTCGCTTCGGTCGGCCGATCCGGATGCGCCGCTGAGGCATCCGTCGCCTGAGGGGACGCGTGCGGGGGCTGAGAGGGCTCGGAGGGCTCGTGCACCGGAGCGGCGGGCTGTTCCGCCATTGGCTGCGGAGTGAGCGGCTCCGGTGCCCGCGCGGAAGGAGGATCGGCGGGCGAGGGAGCGCCTGCGACGGACAGCACGACATCCGGCCATCCGGAATCCGCGGCAGGCGGTCGTGCCCCAGAAGAAGACGTCTGAGGTTCCGGCCCCTCCGCCGGCCGGGAGGGCCATGCATTCGCCTGGGCCGCCGACGCCCCCTGGGCGGGAGCGGCCCCCTGTGAAGTCTCAGGCGCGGAGGAGCGCAGCGGATCCGCCTGCGAAGCGCGCGAACGCTGAAGCTGCTCCCGGGCCTCCTTCGGGCCGAAGGACCCCGAAGGCGCGACCTCGCGGGGAGCTCCCCCGCCTGCCGGGCCGACGGTTCCGGGAAGGGGCGCCTCATCCACGGCCCGGGCTGCCGGAGCGTGCGAGGGGACGAGGATGCGTCCGATGAGGAGTTCGAGCTGCAGGCGCGGCGAGGTCGCCCCGGCCATCTGGCGCAGCGCCTCATCGGCGAGATCGGCGGCCCGCGACAGGGCCCGCGGCCCCCAATTCGCGGCTTGGGTCCTCATGCGATCGAACTGGTCGGAGGGCACGCCGACGAGGACATCGGCCGCGCCATCGCCCGCGACGGCGATGATGAGCAGATCCCGGAGGCGCTGAAGAAGATCCTCGACGAAGCGGCGCGGGTCGTGGCCGGAATCGACCGTGCGCTCAACGACCCGGTACACCGCGGCGCCGTCCCCGCCGGCAAGGGCGTCGATCGTCTCATCGAGCAGATGCGCATCCGTATAGCCGAGCAGGGAGACCGCGGTCTCGTAGGTGACTTCGCCCTCGATCGACCCGGCGATCAGCTGGTCGAGCACCGAGAGCGTGTCGCGCACCGAGCCTCCGCCGGAGCGCATCACTATGTCGAAGACGCCCGGATCGATGCGCACGCCCTCCTCCCCGGCGAGGGACGCGAGGTACGGGCCGAGAACGTCCGGGGGAACCAGGCGGAACGGGTAGTGATGCGTACGGGATCGGATCGTCCCGATCACGCGGTCCGGTTCGGTGGTCGCGAAGACGAACTTCACATGCTCGGGAGGCTCCTCCACGAGTTTGAGCAGGGCGTTGAATCCTTCGCGGGTCACCATGTGCGCCTCATCGATGATGAAGACCTTGTAACGGTCGCGCACCGGCGCGAAGGTCGCGCGTTCACGCAACTCGCGGGCATCATCGACGCCGCCGTGGCTGGCCGCGTCGATCTCGACGACATCGAGGGAGCCCGGCCCGCCCGTGGCGAGTTCGCGGCATGAATCACAGGTCCCGCAGGGGGTGTCCGTCGGCCCCTGCTCGCAGTTCAGGCAGCGCGCCAGGATCCTGGCCGAGGTCGTCTTCCCGCACCCGCGCGGACCCGAGAAGAGATAGGCGTGCGTCACCCTGTTCGCGCGCAATGCGGCGCGCAGCGGCCCGGTCACATGGTCCTGACCGATCACGGCGGCGAAGGTGTCGGGTCGATAGCGGCGATACAGAGCAGTTGTCACGGTCCCACCCTACGTGCCCGAGCGGGCATTTGCGTCCGCCCTCCCCCTCGGATGAGCATCAGCGCCCCTCCTCTCAGGATTGCCCGCCCTGCGCAGGAACGCAGCATACGACGAGCTCTTCGAAGCGATGAAGAGACGAGACTGAGGCATAT is a window encoding:
- a CDS encoding ABC transporter ATP-binding protein — protein: MLEIEAVTKTFFRGTVNERTALRDVSLTLEAGDFVTIIGSNGAGKSTLLNIVSGRYQADIGRVTIDGKDVTKLPDYAVSRYVARVFQDPMAGTAPHLSIEENLALAWSRGKRRTLGAALTAKRRQMFREVLAPLEQGLEDRLTAKVGLLSGGQRQALSLTMATFSGPKVLLLDEHTAALDPARAALITELTRSAVERQRLTTLMVTHNMEQALSMGNRLIMMHEGRIIFELSGEAKKNATVESLLEEFDKLRGEGGAGLSDRTLLA
- a CDS encoding ABC transporter permease; translated protein: MLTALDLGLIYGLMALGVYLTFRVLDIADLTVDSSFTTGAAVAAVMITAGQNPWLATICGFLAGCAAGAITGVLHVNAGIHPLLAGILTQIGLYSINLRILGKANVPLLRGVDTVLTPLRDAGLVGTWVSIGLFALFIALVTTAFNWFLSTQIGLGMRATGDNEGMARAQGVPTGTMKIVGLALSNGLVAASGAFIAQYQGYADISMGIGLIVAGLASVIIGTALIGSRGVWVTSLFVVIGSIAYRVIIQLALGVEFLEANDMKLISAIIVFLALMIPRVGVFSRIRERRRAKTLVHEPDITHTPEERDNEKVVL
- a CDS encoding ABC transporter substrate-binding protein; the protein is MKRSFFLAATASAAALLLGACSASVSDSAASGAPAGGEGFSIGITQITTHPSLDAAREGFKKAFEDAGLEVKFDEQNAQGDQATATSIASKFAGADLDLVLAIATPSAQAAAQAITGTPILFTAVTDPVSAQLVDSLDKPGSNVTGTTDMNPVADQISLVKQFAPGAKTVGIIYSSGEVNSEVQVELAKEAAGKEGLEVVETTVTNSSEVQQAAQDLASKVDAIYVPTDNTVVSAFASVVQSAEDAKIPLIAGEGDSVANGGLATYGIDYFELGRQTGEMAIKILTEGADPASLPVESQSEYQLTVNTTTLKAIGLEMPTALADKAVAVE
- a CDS encoding HAMP domain-containing sensor histidine kinase, with translation MSLLRARAPEPEEASRSPRRARPEKRARSMATRLTVVLALVVFAAVVLVVASSAMAMRSWMFHQMDRSLEETLVRVEHADGAADALSLPAERTDAPLKDPEGRFRDGAPPGLGGPGSAEGELQVVERDGLVFSGIVKDFAITSLSEKNLQILRSVRADHRGMSVDLDGLGRYWVRAKESADGTRIVVGQSTGQIDRTTVVSTGLGLGLGAVVALGAVFAGRRWISREMAPLARVAATARGIADSDLGAGEIEPLSRVGAEDARAGTEVGDVGQALNTMIDNVESALTARAVSESKLRQFVADASHELRTPLASIQGYTQLLQRDSIESGLALSRIASESSRMSGLVEDLLLLARLDAGRELGSSPVDLVPLAIDTVSDAHAAGPDHVWALELPEAGDGEDLLGCELAGDEAALRQVFANLVSNARVHTPAGTRVVISVGRMPVDEDDVQVDRKGNRSWRKGSGPAGSVFLRVADSGPGIPEELRATVFDRFVRGDSSRTRAASPGGGGSSGLGLSIVSSITDALNGRVEMETGDGGTSFTAVFPRLVEV
- a CDS encoding response regulator transcription factor, which produces MAPALDSSFVRSDATPVRILVVDDEAVLAELLGAALRHQGWQTRTASNGWEALDLVEEYDPDLVVLDIQMPGLDGMETLDRLRKKRPRLPVLFLTARDALADRVAGLRAGADDYVTKPFDLDEVAARIDALLRRAGMSTLSASHVLRVGDLSLDEDSHDVERAGEPIALTNTEFELLRYLMENPNVVLSKSQILDRVWSYDFGGQANVVELYISYLRKKIEAGRTPMIHTVRGAGYMLRPGEDAR
- a CDS encoding TM2 domain-containing protein translates to MSNPPYPTNPYGQPEEPSAENAQAQQAYGQPYAQDPYAQQQAYGQQPGYDQAAYAQQAYGQPAYAAPMGYAPKSKIVAGLLGILLGSIGIHNFYLGKTTRAVVQIIVTIVTFGLGGLWGFIEGILILVSRPGTPWHQDAQGIELTD
- a CDS encoding DUF554 domain-containing protein, translated to MPGLGTIVNVVAIIAGGLGGLVFGRYLPERLKETLLGASGLIVIFLGLAGSLSRLLALGADGASGTRGTTMMLASLALGALIGGVIDIDRRFCDFGEWLKTKTGNARDPRFVEGFVTASLTVCVGAMAVVGAIEDVLLLNPSILYSKAVLDLIIVMMMATAFGRGALFSALAVGLFQGAISVFAALLRPILTAPALDNLSLVGNVLICGVGINLLFGPKVKVANLLPALVIAVAWAFV
- the recR gene encoding recombination mediator RecR produces the protein MYEGALQDLIDEFGRLPGIGPKSAQRMAMHVLDSEPEDVERLVEAIKAVRKRVRHCAICGNLTEEESCVICRDERRDPSVICVVQEPKDIQAIEGSRVFAGRYHVLGGVIDPIHGVGPDQLRIRQLLSRLQDDRIQEVIVATNPNVEGEATAAYLARTLGTIGITTSRLAMGLPMGGDLEYADSITLGRALEGRRSMA
- a CDS encoding DNA polymerase III subunit gamma and tau, whose protein sequence is MTTALYRRYRPDTFAAVIGQDHVTGPLRAALRANRVTHAYLFSGPRGCGKTTSARILARCLNCEQGPTDTPCGTCDSCRELATGGPGSLDVVEIDAASHGGVDDARELRERATFAPVRDRYKVFIIDEAHMVTREGFNALLKLVEEPPEHVKFVFATTEPDRVIGTIRSRTHHYPFRLVPPDVLGPYLASLAGEEGVRIDPGVFDIVMRSGGGSVRDTLSVLDQLIAGSIEGEVTYETAVSLLGYTDAHLLDETIDALAGGDGAAVYRVVERTVDSGHDPRRFVEDLLQRLRDLLIIAVAGDGAADVLVGVPSDQFDRMRTQAANWGPRALSRAADLADEALRQMAGATSPRLQLELLIGRILVPSHAPAARAVDEAPLPGTVGPAGGGAPREVAPSGSFGPKEAREQLQRSRASQADPLRSSAPETSQGAAPAQGASAAQANAWPSRPAEGPEPQTSSSGARPPAADSGWPDVVLSVAGAPSPADPPSARAPEPLTPQPMAEQPAAPVHEPSEPSQPPHASPQATDASAAHPDRPTEASPEPRAHASGKDADLIRGRWQEILDRLASASRATWSLVRDHAQLGAIDGDVLVLVFPNEGLARNMERNDKALKVSEAVYDITGVRVQVRTGIGQSIGGPAVTTPSALAAREANAGAPEEPRPFDRDRGEHDWSDRDRGEGDRTESAQAPSWPEPATPAVRAADAADADPREAIRADQPWPGTETGTEKEPGPGASVRPDAVAAESSAWPEVAPVAVPVESRAAAADPRSDRIPARPALSVFTYDEDEDGAAPEPHPEGPGISEGEALEPPASKRASDSSGSPSSQPQAYRSVDADQVAWPEPASVSLAGWNAAPIPGGPSVSFEDDSTGSAPSSDSASASPGAEAPAIDDTASIDDENIETTTRFGLPAILEVLGGKVVDEIYDEGAR